Within Bifidobacterium dentium JCM 1195 = DSM 20436, the genomic segment TGCCAGGTTCCGGGCATGGCGATGAACAGCCAGGATCTGGATCATTTCAGCCTCAAGCCGTTCATGATGGTTGCGGACGTGTTCTCGTGGACGCCGTTGGGTGCGGCGTTCCAGCTGCCGTTCGACGTGGTCGCCGGTTCCTGGGGCTTTGCGGCGCTTCGCCTGCTGATACTCGTCGCCACATGGGTGGTGTGCTACCTCGGCTGCCTGTGGTGCCTGAAGAAGGACCGCACCATCGCCGGCTCCACCGCGCATGCCGTTTCCTCGAAGGGCATCGGCCTGTTCTCCACGATGCCGGATTCCCCGTCCGGCGCGATTTCGGCCCGTTTGCTCACCTACCTGCGCAGGGATCCGCGACAGGCGCCGATGATGTTCATGCCGTTGCTGTTCATTGTGGTGTTCACCATACAATCGCACGGCATAACCGCGATGGTATGGCAGTCGATCATCTGGGCGGGTCTCTTCCTGGTGCTGCTTGAAGGTAACGGCCTGTCCTATGACGGCCGGGGCTTCACCATGGAGGTGATCAGCGGCGTTCGCGGTGTGGATGACCGCCACGGCCGCGTGCGGGTCTATATGGTCATGCTGATCGCCTACATCGCGATACTGATGGTCATCGTCTATGCGATCACCGGCGACTGGCGCAGTACCGAAGGGCTGATCATGGGATTGGTCTTCGGCTGCATAAGCCTGTGTCTGGGATTCTGCGGACTGGGCTTGGCGGAAGTGGTCTCCTGCGTGTTCATGTACCCGGTACCGTCCATATCGCGCCCGTTCTCGTCGCCGCAGGGCAGGGTGGGAGCCCAGATGCTGTTCCCCTTCCTGCACATGTTCGGCATGATTCTGCTGTTGCTGCCCACCGGCATCGTTGCGTTGGCGCTGGGATTGACGGGCAATTGGGAGCTGTATTGGCTGTTGGCCCCTGTTTCGCTGGTCAACGGCATCGCCGCGCTTGCGATTGGTACATGGCTTGGCGGTAAGCTGTTGGAAGCTCGGATGCCGAGAATCCTCGCCACTTTGGACTCCTTCGCATCCCTGCAACAGTAAGGACGGATCTTTGTCGGATTGAGGGGGAGCGGTCGGTGACGCGCAGAGCAGGAGCATTCCAGCAGAGGACGATTCGCCGCCGCGTCACCGTATTGCTTTCCGTGGCCGTCACCGCGGCATTGTGCCTGGGGTATGTGGCAGGCGACCTGTATGACGTGTTGCCGGGCGTCCTGACGCTCAACGAGGTGGAACGTGCCACAACCGCGGAGCCCCGTACCGTAATGTCCGCTTCGAAGGTCGTCGGGAATCTGGATTCGTCGATCGCCGTGGATGCCACCGCCGCACGGCGGCTTATCGACGAATTCGCCGCGACCGAGGGCATCGGCGGCGACTATTCCATCGCCATCGCCGACGCCAAGGGCGAGGTGGTGGCCGAAAGCGGCATCGACGAGACACGGGTGCCGGCTTCCACCATGAAAACGTTGACCGCATACGCCGTTGCGACCACACTCGACATGGGCAGCACCCTCGCCACGCAGACTTATGTGGAACAGAAACAGGACGGTACCGCGAATCTGGTACTCGTCGGCGGCGGTGACATGCTGCTTGGCGCGGGGAACAGCGATTCCGCGCACGTCAATGGGCGGGCGGGGCTCGGCACGCTGGCCAGCGACACCGCGCGGGCGCTGAAGCAGCGTGGCATCAGCGAGGTGACCCTGCGCTATGACGATTCGTTGTTCGGCGATGATCGTTGGCCGTCCGGCATCGCCGAACTCGACACCGAACACCTGTATTATGCGCCGGTCTCATCCATGGCCGTGGACGGCGCGCGGCAATGGGACGGCGCGAATCCGCAGAATCCCGATGTGTTCTCCACCTATCCCGCCTTGAGCATGCAGCCGGCGTTGGATGCCGTGCAGACGTTCCGGCAACGTTTGGAGGAGCAGGGCATCACCGTGCAGGGTGATGTCGAACAGGGCGTCGCACCGGCGGAAACCAGCCCGATCGCACAGGTGCAATCAGCCTCTCTGAGCGAGATCATGGCATTCATGCTGCGGCATTCCGACAACACCCTGGCCGAGGAATTCGGCCGTCTGCTGGCCATCGATAGAAAAACGGGCAATTCGCCGGCAGGCGCGGCCCGAGCGGTCAAGAGCGTTCTGGAACAGGCGGGAATCTCCACGAACGGATTGCGTATGATGAACTGCTCCGGCCTTGCGGAGGAATCCAAGGTCACCGTGCGCACGTTGCTTGAAGTGCAGCAGCGTAATCTCACCGCCGGGACCGGTGCCGCGGCTGCGGAAGGATTGTCCATCGTAGGATTCGTCGGCACCGCGGCCGACCGGCTGAACGACGCCTCCGAAGCGGGTCTGCTGCGTGTGAAGACCGGCAGTCTCGACGGTGTCACCGCCATGACCGGCAACGTGTCACGCACCCGCGGGGGAGCGCTGACCTTCGCCGTCATCGTCAACGATCCCGACGATATGCAGGCCGCGCGCGACGCCATCGACACGTTCATCGCCGGTTTGCCGAAACTGTGATGCCCCATGGTGTACTCCCCACGACTGCGTAAGGCCATAGGGCATCTTAACGCCGCGCTGGTCGACGCCGGATTCGGACTGCAGGACGCGCGGTTCGCGCGGCACGGCGAGCATGAACCGAATGCGGACGCGCCATTGATCATGGTCGCATGTTCCGGCGGACGGGATTCCATGGCGCTGGCGGCGGTCTGCGCAACCGTATGCGCCAGTCTGGGATTGCGCTGCGGTGCCATCATCATCGACCATCAACTGCAGAACGGTTCCGCCGAGGTAGCCGCAAAGACCGCCCGTCGTTGTGAGGCGCTGGGCCTTGATCCGGTACGTGTGCGTGCCATCGAAGTGCACGGCAACGGGCAAGGCCTTGAAGCCGCAGCCAGGGAAGCCCGATATGCCGCCATCGTCGAGGAATGCTCCGATGCTGCGGCCGTGCTGTTGGCGCATACGAAGAACGATCAGGCCGAAACCGTGCTCATCGGACTGCTACGTTCGGCCGGGCTTGACGCCATCGCCGGCATGGAAGGCTCGTTCAGTCGTGACGGTGTAACGTTCCTGCGCCCTTGGCTGGATGTGACAAGGGAGGAGACCACCGGCATCTGCGAGGATCTGGGGCTCGAATGGTGGGACGATCCGACCAACGGTCCCGACGCGATCCGGGAAGACGGTTTGCCGCCGAACGGCCCATTGCCGGCGAACTATCCGTTACGCTCACGCGTACGGCACGATCTGATGCCGTATCTGCAACGTTTCGCAGGGGGCGATGTCGTTTCGCGGCTTTCAATCGGCGCGGGACTTGCGCAGACCGACAGGGATTATCTCAACAAGCGGGCGCAGGAGATCGCCGAACGGGCGGTGACGTTCAGCGAAGACCAGGTGCGGTTCAGCGTCGGCGTACTGCAATCGCAGCATGAGGCGATTCGACTGCGCGTCATCGCCCACGCACTCGGCCAGGCCGGCATCGCATGCTCCGCACGGCATGTCAGGCAGATCGACCGGCTTATCACCGACTGGCATGGCCAGCACGGTGTGGCACTTCCCAGCGGATATTCAGCCAATCGCCAGAAACACGTCATTCGCGTGTGCCAAGATGGTGGGCATGCGAATCGCTGACGTGCAAGAAGACATTGATCATGAACTGATCACCAAGGAACAGATTGAAGATATCATCAACCGTGCTGCGGCCCAAGCCAGTGAAGACTATCGTGGCAGAAATCCGTTGCTGGTATGCGTGCTCAAAGGCGCGGTGAATACGATCGCCGCCTTCGCGCAGGCCATGAGCATTCCGGTGCAGATGGATTTCATGAGCCTGTCAAGCTACGGTTCAGGCACCGAATCAAGCGGTACGATCACCGTTCGTCAGGATCTGTCGACCGACGTGCGTGGCCGGCATGTGCTGATCGTCGAGGACATCATCGATTCCGGCATCACGCTGTCGTGGCTCGTCGACGAGCTGAAGCGCCGCGGCGCCGCTTCCGTGGAAATCTTTGCGCTGCTGGAAAAGCCCGCCCGCCGAAAGGTGGATGTGGATGTGAAATATAAGGGATATGAGATTCCCGATGAATTCGTGGTCGGCTTCGGTCTGGATTATGACGAGCGCTACCGCAATCTCGATTCGATTGCGGTGCTGAAGCCGGCAGTCTACCAAGGAGGTCAGGCATGAGTTTTCCTTCAGGCCAGCCACCGCAGAACAACGGCGGCAATTCGAATCGTCCGAACAACGGTAATCCGTTTACCAATCCGTTCGGCCACGGCAACAACGATGGCGGCAATGGTCCCCGTCCGTTCTGGCAGTCCCCGTGGCTGTGGGTGGTGGTCGTGGCGCTGCTCGCCGTGACGATGTTCCAGCTGTTCGCCGGCACCGGATCGCAAACCATCGACACCAAGGACGGTATGCAGATCCTCAACGGCGGCAACGTCGAATATGCGCAGATCGTCGACAATACGCAGCAGGTCAAGCTCAAACTGAAGTCCGACTATTCGGCCACCGATCCGACGACCGGCAAGGTCAAGAACTACGGCAAGAACGTGCAGTTCTACTACACGTACGCCCAGAGCGCCGCCGTGGTCAAGGCCGTGCAGAAGGCCGACCCGACCCAGGGGTGGACGGCGACCATGCAGCAGACCAGCGTCTGGACGTATCTGATCACTTCGATTCTGCCGTTCATCATCGTCTTCGCGCTGTTCTGGTTCCTGATGAGCCGCATGGGCGGTGCCGGCGGCATGTTCGGCATGGGCGGCAAGAAGAACAGCGGCAAGCTGCTCGAAGGTCAGACCCCGACCACCAAGTTCTCCGACGTGGCAGGCGAGGATGCCGCCGTGCAGGAAGTCGAGGAGATCAAGGACTTCCTCAAGGATCCGTCCCGTTACAAGGCCTTGGGTGCCCGCATTCCACGTGGCGTGCTGCTGTACGGCCCTCCGGGCACCGGTAAGACGTTGCTGGCGCGAGCCATCGCAGGCGAGGCCGGCGTACCATTCTACTCCATGGCGGGCTCCGACTTCGTGGAGATGTTCGTCGGTCTCGGCGCATCCCGCGTGCGTGACCTGTTCGACGAAGCCAAGAAGAACGCTCCGGCCATCATCTTCATCGATGAGATCGATGCGGTCGGCCGCAAGCGTGGCGGTTCCGGTATGAGCGGCGGTCACGACGAACGCGAGCAGACCCTGAATCAGCTGCTTGTCGAAATGGACGGCTTCAACAACGACACCAACCTGATCATCATCGCCGCGACCAACCGTCCCGACGTGCTTGATCCGGCATTGTTGCGCCCGGGTCGTTTCGACCGCCAGGTGGCCGTGGAAGCGCCTGATCTGGAAGGCCGTGAGGCCATTCTGAAGGTGCACGCCAAGGGCAAGCCGTTCGTGCCGGACGTCGATCTGCACATGATCGCCGTGCGTACGCCGGGCTTCACCGGCGCCGATCTGGCCAACGTGCTCAACGAGGCCGCATTGCTGTGCGCCCGTGCCGGTGCCCAGCTGATCGACAACCGTGCCATCGACGAGGCCATCGACCGTGTCCAGGCCGGCCCGAAGCGCCGTTCCAAGGGCATGGCTCTCGAGGAATTGCGCAACACCGCCTACCATGAGGGTGGTCACGCCTTGGTTGCCGCCGCCATGAACGACACCGATCCGGTCACCAAGGTCACCATTCTGCCGCGTGGCCGTGCGCTCGGCTACACCGCCGTGATGCCGACCGAGGACCGCTACTCCATGTCGCGTAACCAGCTGCTCGACCAGATGGCTTACGCCATGGGTGGCCGCACCGCCGAAGAGGTCGTGTTCCACGATCCGACCACCGGCGCCTCCAACGACATCGAGAAGGCGACGAACATCGCCCGCCAGATGGTGCTCGACTACGGCTTCTCATCCAAGCTGGGTGCCATCAAGTGGTCCGACGACGAACAGGGCGATCTGGGATCCCTTAATCACAAGTATTCCGGCCGCACCGCCGAAATCATCGACGAGGAGGTGCTGAAGCTCGTCGAAACGGCGCATACCGAAGCATGGAACGTCATCAACGAGAACCGTGACATCCTCGACGAGCTGGTACGTCAGCTGCTCGTCAAGGAGACGCTCAACGAAAAGGAACTGGCCGCGATCTTCGCCAACATCAAGAAGGCGCCGAAGCGTGACGTATGGCTGAGCGACAACCAGCGGCCCGATTCGGACAAACCTCCGGTCGAGATTCCCGAATCCCTGAAGAAAAGCGCAGGATTGACCAACTGATGAGCGATACCGAAGCATTCGATACCATGCTTGACGACAAGGCCCGCGCCGCTCATGCGGCCGGGCCTGTCGGCTATGACGAGGAAGGCGTACGCCAGGCGGTACGCCTGTTTTTGCGATCCATCGGCGAAGACCCGGATCGCGAAGGCCTGCTCGACACCCCCAATCGCATCGGCCGTGCATGCAGGGAATTGTTCGCCGGTCTGGGGCACGGTC encodes:
- the ftsH gene encoding ATP-dependent zinc metalloprotease FtsH; the encoded protein is MSFPSGQPPQNNGGNSNRPNNGNPFTNPFGHGNNDGGNGPRPFWQSPWLWVVVVALLAVTMFQLFAGTGSQTIDTKDGMQILNGGNVEYAQIVDNTQQVKLKLKSDYSATDPTTGKVKNYGKNVQFYYTYAQSAAVVKAVQKADPTQGWTATMQQTSVWTYLITSILPFIIVFALFWFLMSRMGGAGGMFGMGGKKNSGKLLEGQTPTTKFSDVAGEDAAVQEVEEIKDFLKDPSRYKALGARIPRGVLLYGPPGTGKTLLARAIAGEAGVPFYSMAGSDFVEMFVGLGASRVRDLFDEAKKNAPAIIFIDEIDAVGRKRGGSGMSGGHDEREQTLNQLLVEMDGFNNDTNLIIIAATNRPDVLDPALLRPGRFDRQVAVEAPDLEGREAILKVHAKGKPFVPDVDLHMIAVRTPGFTGADLANVLNEAALLCARAGAQLIDNRAIDEAIDRVQAGPKRRSKGMALEELRNTAYHEGGHALVAAAMNDTDPVTKVTILPRGRALGYTAVMPTEDRYSMSRNQLLDQMAYAMGGRTAEEVVFHDPTTGASNDIEKATNIARQMVLDYGFSSKLGAIKWSDDEQGDLGSLNHKYSGRTAEIIDEEVLKLVETAHTEAWNVINENRDILDELVRQLLVKETLNEKELAAIFANIKKAPKRDVWLSDNQRPDSDKPPVEIPESLKKSAGLTN
- the tilS gene encoding tRNA lysidine(34) synthetase TilS, encoding MVYSPRLRKAIGHLNAALVDAGFGLQDARFARHGEHEPNADAPLIMVACSGGRDSMALAAVCATVCASLGLRCGAIIIDHQLQNGSAEVAAKTARRCEALGLDPVRVRAIEVHGNGQGLEAAAREARYAAIVEECSDAAAVLLAHTKNDQAETVLIGLLRSAGLDAIAGMEGSFSRDGVTFLRPWLDVTREETTGICEDLGLEWWDDPTNGPDAIREDGLPPNGPLPANYPLRSRVRHDLMPYLQRFAGGDVVSRLSIGAGLAQTDRDYLNKRAQEIAERAVTFSEDQVRFSVGVLQSQHEAIRLRVIAHALGQAGIACSARHVRQIDRLITDWHGQHGVALPSGYSANRQKHVIRVCQDGGHANR
- the hpt gene encoding hypoxanthine phosphoribosyltransferase, translating into MVGMRIADVQEDIDHELITKEQIEDIINRAAAQASEDYRGRNPLLVCVLKGAVNTIAAFAQAMSIPVQMDFMSLSSYGSGTESSGTITVRQDLSTDVRGRHVLIVEDIIDSGITLSWLVDELKRRGAASVEIFALLEKPARRKVDVDVKYKGYEIPDEFVVGFGLDYDERYRNLDSIAVLKPAVYQGGQA
- the dacB gene encoding D-alanyl-D-alanine carboxypeptidase/D-alanyl-D-alanine endopeptidase, whose translation is MTRRAGAFQQRTIRRRVTVLLSVAVTAALCLGYVAGDLYDVLPGVLTLNEVERATTAEPRTVMSASKVVGNLDSSIAVDATAARRLIDEFAATEGIGGDYSIAIADAKGEVVAESGIDETRVPASTMKTLTAYAVATTLDMGSTLATQTYVEQKQDGTANLVLVGGGDMLLGAGNSDSAHVNGRAGLGTLASDTARALKQRGISEVTLRYDDSLFGDDRWPSGIAELDTEHLYYAPVSSMAVDGARQWDGANPQNPDVFSTYPALSMQPALDAVQTFRQRLEEQGITVQGDVEQGVAPAETSPIAQVQSASLSEIMAFMLRHSDNTLAEEFGRLLAIDRKTGNSPAGAARAVKSVLEQAGISTNGLRMMNCSGLAEESKVTVRTLLEVQQRNLTAGTGAAAAEGLSIVGFVGTAADRLNDASEAGLLRVKTGSLDGVTAMTGNVSRTRGGALTFAVIVNDPDDMQAARDAIDTFIAGLPKL